Within Spinacia oleracea cultivar Varoflay chromosome 4, BTI_SOV_V1, whole genome shotgun sequence, the genomic segment cccactatcaactactacctattaaattaaataagtcaattcaagtcccttaaactctgtgccggtcaaatcgggtcgagtatttcggaacggagggagtaaataattaaaaaagtcATAAAGTTgatgaaaaaaacaaaaaaaaaatcacaaaaaaacaaaaaaaaaaaccgttgTCTGTTTTCCCTCCCTAATACCTTTCCGGCTTTCCCCCTCCCTTTATCTCTTCTCCACATTCCTCTGTTCAAACCAGAATCCAATACTTCACTAAATTCACCAccttcacacaaaaaaaaaaaaaaaaaatacagagaAATCACGATTCAATCGTTCAATCCAATCCAGATTTAAGTTTCATCATTTCAAACAACAATGTTTCCTGAATTCATCACGATCTTCACCTtaatcttcatcttcaacctcccTTACACGTTCTCTCTCCCCTTCATCCCCGCCACGAATATCACCTTCTTCGGTGATGCGCACTTAATCATCCACCCCGAAACAAACCTCTCTTCCATAAGCTTAACCCAGCAGAATCCTTCTTCTTCAGGCAGAGCTTTCTACTTTTACCCACTTCAATTTCTTGATCCCGAGACCAATTCCTCTGTTTCTTTTACTTCCCACTTTTCCTTCAGTATTACGCCTTCTTCTCCCTCAAATCCTGGTGATGGTATCGCattcttgatcacctctgacTTGGGGTTGTTTAGTTCGAGATTTACTCATCTGGGTATGCCTGAATTCAGCTTGAACTCTCAAGAATCGTTTTTCGCGGTCGAATTCGATACGAAATTCGATCCTTTaactggggatgttaatgaTAATCATGTGGGTATTGATGTGAATTCTTACATTTCTTTGGTTTCGGATGATGGGTTATTGGGTGAAGTTGATTTGAGTAGCGGAAAGAAGATTAATGCTTGGATTGAGTACAGAAAATCAGTGAAAATTGTCAGGGTTTGGGTAAGTTATTTCCCAAACAAGCCCTTAAACCCTGTAGTTTCTGCTCAGATTGATCTTTCTAAGTATATGAAGGAGTCAATGTACGTGGGTTTTTCTGCTTCTAATAGAGATGGCTCTGCACTGCATGTTATTGATGGATGGGAGTTCAAGACTTTCGAGTTTGATTATTCGACTGTTGATAAAGATTTAGAGGGAGGAGATTGTATGAACTGCATTCCGGGAGAAGGTTCTGATGGCGACAGCAAGAAAGATGATAAGACAGTAGATATTGCATTGACTGTAGTTATATCTGCATTGAGTCTTTTTGCTATTGTTGTAATGTTTTATTTGATCTGGATGTCTAGGAAAGATGTGGAATCAAAGAGAGAAAAAAGCAGGAGGATTGAATTGAAGACAGGGCCAATAAAATTACATCTGTCAGAGATCGAATCGGCTACTAATGGTTTTAGCAAGAGTAAGATCATAGGTCAAGGAGCATCTTCAACAGTTTATAGAGGAATTCTTTTCCATGGACAAGTTGTGGCTGTAAAAAGATTGAATGATGTTGGCAATGGTAATAACCTAATAAAACCATTTACCAATGAATGTACTGGTATGGCTCGAAAATTGAAGCATAAAAACCTGGTTCAACTGTTGGGGTGGTGCTGTGAAAAGAATGAACTTATCCTAGTATATGAGTTTCTGCCTAATGGTAACCTTGATCGGAATCTGCATAGAGATTCAGATGCTTTTCGTGTACTAACTTGTGAGCAAAGGCTGAACATTGTGTTGGGTATAGCTTCTGGCCTCACATATTTGCATGAAGAATGCAGTAGACAGATCATTCATAGGGATGTTAAGACTTGTAATGTGATGCTTGATTCAGACTTTAACCCTAAACTTGGTGATTTCGGATTGGTTAAGGTATATGATCGAGATTCTAGAACGAGAAAACCAACAATTCCAGCAGGAACAATGGGGTACTTAGCCCCGGAGTATGTTTACTCAGGTATTCCTACAATAAAGTCAGATGTTTACAGTTTTGGGGTGGTAGTTTTAGAGGTGGTTTCAGGAAGGAGACCAGTGGAGGAGAAAGGAGGGTTTCTGATTGATTGGGTGTGGAATCTATGGGAAGAAGGAAAAGTGATTGAGGCCATTGATTGGAGGATGATGGGGATGTATAGTAAGGAAGACATGGAAAGGATGCTAAAGGTTGGTTTGTGGTGTGTGCACTCTGATAAGAAGAAAAGACCTACCATTAAAAAAGCAGCTATGATGCTAAGAGGGGACCTACAGGTGCCTGATTTACCAGCTAAGAGGCCAGATTTGAAGCTCAGAAATGCTGCAGGTGATGACTTGGAGTTGGAGGACTGTCCCTGGGCTACTCCTAAAACTCATTTCAGTGAGCATTGATTAAGGTCTCAAGCCATGAATTCAGTGGTTTGTTATATCTTAATTGTGTCAAATTGTCAATATTTTACAAGTTTCTCAGTCAATTCTAGTGTTCGTACTTGGTATATGTCAAGGAAATAGGGAATAAATAAATGACTCAATTCTAGTCTTCATATCTTCGCACTTTTGTTTCAAGTTGGGAAATACACTTGTATTACTGTAAAAAAAGCTGGTAATTTTACAAGATAAGTTGGACTGCAGTATACCACCACGCGTCCTCTTTGCATCTTCAACAGCTAATCATTTGATAATACACATTTTCAACCAAAATGTCAAGTAACTGTCTTTGAAACATGAACCTACGTTCCTGCAAATATAACATTTGGTGCTGAAAGTTGAATCCCAAAGGTGAATCCCAAGTTAACCAGATTGCTTCGAATCAATTTTGTTTACTTTCTATATGTTGGCTGTGAAATGATGACTGCTGGTTGCTGCTAAGTAGTAGCTTATgcaatctatataatatactaaaagagaggaaatcaatgtggtgatgacaaatgtcactcattgattcgcctctcttttagatataaaataaattaaacaaaaaaattatttgttaACTTTCACCTTAAAAAGTActtgattctattttcctaaaaaaaagatGCCACTCAATACATggggaatattttgtaaaatcttttctatattttgttaacaaatataaccaatatgattatatatctttttataaaaaaaaatagtctATTATATGGAGTACGTATTAGGatgtttataaaaaataaattgcaGTAATCAACCGATCTGTACTTACATAATATATTAGAATACATATAATTAGAAAATCAATACAATATAAATAAGAGTGTATAAAAAAATGTTATTGTAGTactctataatattttaacaactaaattcgataattatagCCGCCAATGAttgtattattttatattttagacGTAATATATTTAGCAACTAAATTCGATGATTATCACCGCCGTTGATAtgatagtaatattttactactttaaaaaaaagtatgtAACTTCCTTAAACAAGAGAAAAACTTGCGTAATCTAATCTGTCTACTACttaattcctcaattttttagaTGCAACTCTTTAATTTTTTACATTAGTTTTTATATTCACACATCGCTCTACTTTTTTCCATCTTTTTTTGGATTAGTTATTCATATTGTATGTTGAACGTAGTTATGTATTCTGTAGCATTTTGTCGACTTTGTCTAAATATTTACATAATACTGCCATTTTATCTATTAATCTAtatactatactaaaagagaggaaatcaatgtgaagCTGACAAATGCATCTCTTTAATTTATCTCTTATAGATATACAAAAAGACTAAAAAAAAGTATTTGATTCTATAGTTATTTTGTTAACTTGCACCtcataaaaatattttattctattttcctcaaaaaaaaaaaaatcattctaCACATGGGAATTATTttgtaaattatattttctataATTTGGTAAAAAATATGACCAATATAAGATTATATTTAAAAGTAGGATtcttataaaaatatttttttacggAATACATAGTAGGAttcttataaaaatttaaaagtagTCTACTGATATTGGATAATTATAATACAAATAAATTTGAAAATCAATCAAGTATATGTGATTAagagataattttttttactatagtactctataatattttaacaattaaattcgataattataaCCGCCATTGGTTATACGATTTTATAAGTAGTATATGTAGCAACTACATTCGATATTATCCATGCCATTGTTAGTAATAgt encodes:
- the LOC110791895 gene encoding L-type lectin-domain containing receptor kinase S.6 translates to MFPEFITIFTLIFIFNLPYTFSLPFIPATNITFFGDAHLIIHPETNLSSISLTQQNPSSSGRAFYFYPLQFLDPETNSSVSFTSHFSFSITPSSPSNPGDGIAFLITSDLGLFSSRFTHLGMPEFSLNSQESFFAVEFDTKFDPLTGDVNDNHVGIDVNSYISLVSDDGLLGEVDLSSGKKINAWIEYRKSVKIVRVWVSYFPNKPLNPVVSAQIDLSKYMKESMYVGFSASNRDGSALHVIDGWEFKTFEFDYSTVDKDLEGGDCMNCIPGEGSDGDSKKDDKTVDIALTVVISALSLFAIVVMFYLIWMSRKDVESKREKSRRIELKTGPIKLHLSEIESATNGFSKSKIIGQGASSTVYRGILFHGQVVAVKRLNDVGNGNNLIKPFTNECTGMARKLKHKNLVQLLGWCCEKNELILVYEFLPNGNLDRNLHRDSDAFRVLTCEQRLNIVLGIASGLTYLHEECSRQIIHRDVKTCNVMLDSDFNPKLGDFGLVKVYDRDSRTRKPTIPAGTMGYLAPEYVYSGIPTIKSDVYSFGVVVLEVVSGRRPVEEKGGFLIDWVWNLWEEGKVIEAIDWRMMGMYSKEDMERMLKVGLWCVHSDKKKRPTIKKAAMMLRGDLQVPDLPAKRPDLKLRNAAGDDLELEDCPWATPKTHFSEH